One genomic segment of Mycolicibacterium neworleansense includes these proteins:
- a CDS encoding acyl-CoA dehydrogenase family protein encodes MPVCRGRRSRVAEKLADQPNSGAEYVFTDEQAQLRTAVRKFCAENFDEQTVRALMESEPRFDPPVWARLGGELGVLGLAVPEADGGAGGTLVDQAIAVEELGAALACGPVFGTVLLAIPALVAASAGPVRDELLGALAEGTRTAAFAVPDQAGAFDAAALNVTAAEDGTLTGTVARVVDGDAADVLLVAATGPDGVALYAVDAAGPGVQRTALHTLDLTRPQATVVLTGTPAQLVAGTGEADRVITHAFQVASALLAAEQVGAAQHLLDLSVEYAKSRLQFGRQIGSFQAVKHRLADCLVDLEHARSATYHAVWALTEGTDDPALATSIAQATASAAFAKIAADTIQVHGGIGFTWEHQAHLYFKRATTDAALLGSAEAHRSRVAELVLDDATSERAPWVATGTQ; translated from the coding sequence ATGCCGGTATGCCGTGGAAGGAGATCCCGCGTGGCTGAGAAGCTTGCGGATCAGCCCAACAGCGGGGCTGAGTACGTATTCACCGACGAGCAGGCGCAGTTGCGGACAGCGGTCCGCAAGTTCTGCGCCGAGAACTTCGACGAGCAGACCGTGCGCGCCCTGATGGAGTCCGAACCCCGGTTCGATCCGCCGGTCTGGGCGCGGTTGGGTGGCGAACTCGGCGTGCTCGGCCTTGCGGTTCCCGAAGCCGACGGCGGCGCCGGCGGCACGCTCGTCGACCAGGCCATCGCGGTCGAGGAACTCGGCGCGGCACTGGCCTGCGGCCCGGTGTTCGGCACCGTGCTGCTGGCCATCCCGGCGCTCGTCGCCGCCTCGGCCGGTCCGGTGCGTGATGAACTGCTCGGCGCACTCGCAGAAGGCACCCGCACCGCAGCCTTCGCGGTGCCGGACCAGGCGGGAGCTTTCGACGCGGCCGCGCTGAATGTCACTGCCGCCGAGGACGGGACGTTGACCGGCACGGTGGCGCGGGTCGTCGACGGCGATGCCGCCGACGTGTTGCTGGTGGCTGCCACCGGACCCGACGGCGTGGCCCTGTACGCGGTCGACGCGGCCGGACCGGGTGTACAGCGCACCGCGCTGCACACCCTCGACCTCACCCGGCCGCAGGCGACTGTCGTCTTGACCGGTACCCCCGCCCAACTCGTGGCCGGGACCGGAGAGGCCGATCGCGTCATCACTCACGCCTTCCAGGTCGCGTCGGCACTGCTGGCGGCCGAACAGGTCGGCGCCGCACAGCATTTGCTTGACCTGTCGGTGGAGTACGCGAAATCGAGGCTGCAGTTCGGCAGGCAGATCGGGTCGTTCCAAGCGGTCAAGCATCGACTGGCGGATTGCCTGGTCGATCTGGAGCACGCCCGGTCGGCGACCTATCACGCGGTGTGGGCGCTGACCGAGGGCACCGACGATCCGGCGCTGGCGACCAGCATCGCGCAGGCCACCGCGTCGGCGGCGTTCGCCAAGATTGCTGCCGACACCATCCAGGTGCACGGCGGTATCGGTTTCACCTGGGAGCACCAGGCGCACCTGTACTTCAAGCGAGCCACCACCGATGCCGCACTGCTAGGCAGTGCCGAAGCGCATCGGTCGCGGGTGGCCGAGCTGGTGCTTGACGACGCAACTTCCGAGCGAGCGCCGTGGGTGGCCACCGGTACGCAGTGA
- a CDS encoding alpha/beta fold hydrolase, translated as MDSPVEHRTLAVDGVRSPVLVAGVAGPDTGEAVVFVHGNNAGAKWDRLLTPVSDFARVIAPEMPGFGAADKPSQWPYTVAAYAAHLDALLDQLGVRRAHLVAHDFGGPWALAWAVDHLDSVASITLINAPVVINHFAAKLWRTPVLAEALSRIGNPAVLRRVLAMRDPGLPSDALDSIAEHMFARGTPDAVLKLYRSTGPDALAPYIDRLAGYGGDVLVVWGADDHYVPLTQTDDYRRIFRNCEVQPVPGTGHWPWLEQPDVVAGHVTAFLRRQLGRMP; from the coding sequence ATGGACAGCCCCGTCGAACACCGCACGCTGGCTGTCGACGGGGTCCGGTCACCGGTGCTCGTCGCAGGTGTGGCCGGGCCGGACACCGGCGAGGCGGTGGTGTTCGTGCACGGCAACAACGCCGGGGCCAAGTGGGACCGGTTGCTGACGCCGGTTTCCGATTTCGCGCGGGTGATCGCCCCGGAGATGCCGGGATTCGGGGCCGCCGACAAACCCTCCCAGTGGCCCTACACGGTGGCTGCCTATGCGGCGCACCTGGATGCGCTCCTCGATCAACTCGGGGTCCGGCGCGCGCATCTGGTGGCCCACGATTTCGGTGGGCCATGGGCGCTCGCATGGGCCGTCGACCATCTGGACTCGGTCGCCAGCATCACGTTGATCAACGCCCCGGTGGTGATCAACCACTTCGCCGCAAAGTTGTGGCGCACACCCGTGCTCGCCGAGGCACTGTCGCGCATCGGCAACCCGGCCGTGCTGCGTCGCGTGCTCGCCATGCGTGATCCCGGTCTGCCGTCCGATGCGCTCGACTCGATCGCCGAGCACATGTTCGCCCGCGGGACACCCGACGCCGTGCTCAAGCTGTACCGGTCCACCGGCCCCGACGCCCTTGCGCCGTATATCGATCGGCTCGCCGGCTACGGCGGTGACGTCTTGGTGGTGTGGGGTGCCGACGACCATTACGTGCCACTGACACAGACCGACGACTACCGGCGGATCTTCCGTAACTGTGAGGTGCAGCCGGTGCCGGGGACGGGCCATTGGCCATGGCTTGAGCAACCCGACGTGGTGGCCGGACACGTGACGGCGTTCCTGCGTCGGCAACTCGGGCGTATGCCGTGA
- a CDS encoding acyl-CoA dehydrogenase family protein, with protein sequence MSSVADADRVADLARKVVADHDPKKVPIPEYLAACYDAGLSWVHFPEGLGGLGVSRGLQAVADRILQGAGGPVPLGLNPMGYGMAAPTVREHAQSDELKKSWLRPLASTEHIWCQLFSEPGAGSDLAGLATSAVLDGDEWVLNGQKVWTSLAHRARWGLLLARTNPDVPKHKGLTYFVLDMHGPGVETRPLRQMTGQAEFNEVYITDARIPDAHRLGAVGNGWNVAMTTLMNERSALGGSGNRRGAGTISDAVALWASRPDLRTPVLRDRLTQLWLRSEAQRLTAERSRAAATAGGPGPEGSIGKLVGAELNQHIYQWCMDLLGPEGILYHGYGSGDRDEDENAKDWRGPIQQRFLRSKANTIEGGTSEVMRNILGERILGLPGDLRADAGMPWKEIPRG encoded by the coding sequence ATGAGCAGCGTCGCTGATGCGGACCGGGTCGCCGACCTCGCCCGCAAGGTCGTGGCCGACCACGACCCCAAGAAAGTCCCGATTCCCGAGTATCTGGCCGCCTGCTACGACGCCGGCCTGTCCTGGGTGCACTTCCCGGAGGGCCTCGGCGGCCTCGGGGTGTCGCGCGGTCTGCAGGCCGTGGCCGACCGCATCCTGCAGGGCGCCGGCGGGCCGGTCCCGCTGGGTCTGAACCCGATGGGTTACGGCATGGCCGCACCGACGGTGCGCGAACACGCTCAGTCCGACGAGCTGAAGAAGTCGTGGCTGCGGCCGCTGGCGAGCACCGAACACATCTGGTGCCAGTTGTTCTCCGAGCCGGGCGCCGGATCGGATCTGGCCGGGCTGGCCACCTCCGCGGTCCTCGACGGCGACGAGTGGGTGCTCAACGGCCAGAAGGTGTGGACCAGCCTGGCGCACCGCGCCCGCTGGGGCCTGTTGCTGGCCCGCACGAATCCCGATGTGCCCAAACACAAAGGCTTGACGTACTTCGTGCTGGACATGCACGGGCCGGGCGTCGAGACCAGGCCGCTGCGGCAGATGACCGGGCAGGCCGAGTTCAACGAGGTGTACATCACCGACGCCCGCATCCCCGACGCCCATCGGCTCGGCGCGGTGGGCAACGGCTGGAACGTCGCGATGACCACGCTGATGAACGAGCGCAGCGCGCTCGGCGGCAGCGGCAACCGGCGCGGAGCCGGAACCATCTCGGATGCCGTGGCGCTGTGGGCGTCACGCCCGGATCTGCGCACCCCGGTGCTGCGGGATCGGCTGACCCAGCTCTGGCTGCGCTCCGAGGCCCAGCGGCTGACCGCAGAACGTTCCCGCGCGGCCGCCACCGCCGGCGGTCCGGGTCCGGAAGGCTCGATCGGAAAGCTCGTCGGTGCCGAACTGAACCAGCACATCTACCAGTGGTGCATGGATCTGCTTGGGCCCGAAGGGATCCTGTATCACGGTTACGGCTCGGGTGACCGAGACGAGGACGAGAACGCCAAGGACTGGCGCGGCCCCATCCAACAGCGCTTCCTGCGCAGCAAGGCCAACACGATCGAAGGCGGCACGTCAGAGGTGATGCGCAACATTCTCGGCGAACGGATCCTCGGGTTGCCCGGTGATCTGCGGGCCGATGCCGGTATGCCGTGGAAGGAGATCCCGCGTGGCTGA
- a CDS encoding FAD-dependent oxidoreductase, translated as MDRKRVVIAGLGDTGVLTAIRLARRFDVVGISVNPGLVSGQELGTRLARPDDWARNYWIGFDRFRELDRVRTVHGTLTGADLSARTVGVRDADGNVRVEPYDALVISTGVTNGFWRRAVLQSAGDVDAGLRDAHERLGSARSVAVIGGGAAAAGSAVNIALRWPDTRVELYYPGEHLLPQHHRRARQRVEARLAAAGVTLHPGHRAVVPDGFDCAAITSDDVHWATGQPPVRADAVLWTIGRVRPNTDWLPAEILDERGFVPVTPALQVPGHDGVFAVGDVAATDPLRSSARNRADGLLARNVAAYFTGGRMRGYRPPTSRWGSVLGVQPDGLEVFAPNGFAFRFPAWSIERVLQPWIVRRGIYRGVRDQDTVING; from the coding sequence GTGGACCGAAAGCGCGTGGTGATCGCAGGGCTCGGTGACACGGGCGTGCTCACCGCGATCCGGTTGGCGCGTCGCTTCGACGTCGTCGGCATCTCGGTCAACCCCGGCCTCGTCAGCGGTCAGGAGCTCGGCACCCGGCTGGCCCGGCCCGATGACTGGGCCCGCAATTACTGGATCGGCTTCGACCGGTTCCGTGAACTCGACCGCGTCCGCACCGTACACGGCACGCTGACCGGGGCCGACCTGTCCGCCCGCACGGTCGGCGTGCGCGACGCCGACGGGAACGTTCGGGTGGAACCCTATGACGCGCTGGTGATTTCCACCGGTGTGACCAACGGCTTCTGGCGACGAGCCGTTCTACAGTCGGCGGGGGATGTCGATGCCGGGCTGCGCGACGCACACGAACGCTTGGGTTCGGCACGCTCGGTTGCCGTCATCGGCGGTGGCGCGGCGGCGGCCGGCAGCGCCGTCAACATCGCCCTGCGGTGGCCGGACACCCGGGTGGAGCTGTACTACCCGGGCGAACACCTTCTGCCGCAACATCATCGGCGCGCCCGCCAGCGTGTTGAGGCGAGACTGGCCGCGGCGGGGGTGACGCTGCACCCGGGCCACCGCGCAGTCGTGCCCGACGGCTTCGACTGCGCGGCGATCACCTCCGATGACGTGCACTGGGCCACCGGCCAGCCACCGGTGCGGGCGGACGCGGTGCTGTGGACGATCGGGCGGGTCCGGCCCAACACCGACTGGCTGCCGGCGGAGATCCTCGACGAGCGCGGGTTCGTTCCGGTGACCCCGGCGTTGCAGGTGCCTGGCCACGACGGCGTGTTCGCGGTCGGCGATGTCGCGGCCACCGACCCGCTGCGCTCCTCGGCCCGCAACCGAGCCGACGGACTGCTGGCCCGGAATGTCGCCGCCTACTTCACCGGTGGCCGGATGCGCGGTTACCGCCCGCCCACCAGCCGCTGGGGGTCGGTGCTCGGAGTGCAACCCGACGGGCTGGAAGTGTTCGCGCCCAACGGCTTCGCGTTCCGATTTCCGGCCTGGTCGATCGAACGGGTACTGCAGCCGTGGATCGTCCGGCGTGGCATCTACCGCGGAGTCCGGGATCAGGACACGGTCATCAACGGCTGA
- a CDS encoding esterase family protein encodes MSRRVVAATIAGLMLPAMVMAGPAPTAAAYSRDGLPVERLQVPSAAMGRDITVQFQGGGPHALYLLDGLRAQDDDNGWDINTAAFEWFYQSGISVVMPVGGQSSFYADWYRPATGSAGTTTYKWETFLTQELPAYLAAKRDVAPTGNAVVGLSMSGGAALNLAIWHPAQFIFAGALSGFLNPSQGLWPTMIGFAMKDAGGYNPTDMWGISNDPAWRRNDPMVNINRLVANNTAIWVYCGNGVPSELDGPGGNFGTLYSAQFLENITINSNKEFQQKYVAAGGRNARFEFPPNGTHGWGYWGAQLQQMKPDLLRVLSQNAAAAAAAAAPAAPAAPIPGVPGQVTPVPGQVAPVPGQVAPVPGVAGVPRVAGVPVAPAAPGLQTIPVALPR; translated from the coding sequence ATGTCGCGCCGCGTGGTGGCTGCGACGATCGCAGGTTTGATGTTGCCGGCCATGGTGATGGCCGGGCCGGCACCGACCGCCGCGGCGTATTCGCGCGACGGGCTGCCGGTGGAGCGCCTGCAGGTTCCGTCAGCGGCGATGGGCCGCGACATCACCGTGCAGTTCCAGGGTGGCGGTCCGCACGCGTTGTACCTGCTCGACGGGTTGCGCGCCCAGGACGACGACAACGGCTGGGACATCAACACCGCGGCATTCGAGTGGTTCTACCAGTCAGGCATCTCGGTCGTGATGCCGGTGGGTGGGCAGTCCAGCTTCTACGCCGACTGGTACCGGCCGGCAACCGGCAGTGCGGGCACCACCACCTACAAGTGGGAAACCTTTCTGACCCAGGAACTTCCGGCCTACCTGGCCGCCAAACGCGATGTGGCGCCGACCGGCAACGCCGTCGTCGGATTGTCGATGTCGGGCGGGGCCGCCCTCAACCTGGCGATCTGGCATCCGGCCCAGTTCATCTTCGCCGGAGCCCTGTCCGGCTTCCTGAACCCGTCACAAGGCCTGTGGCCCACCATGATCGGCTTCGCGATGAAGGACGCCGGGGGCTACAACCCCACCGACATGTGGGGCATCTCCAACGATCCCGCCTGGCGCCGCAACGACCCGATGGTCAACATCAACCGGCTGGTGGCCAACAACACCGCGATCTGGGTGTACTGCGGCAACGGCGTTCCCTCCGAACTCGACGGACCCGGCGGCAACTTCGGCACGCTGTACAGCGCACAGTTCCTGGAGAACATCACGATCAACTCCAACAAGGAGTTCCAGCAGAAGTACGTGGCTGCCGGCGGGCGCAATGCCCGCTTCGAATTCCCGCCGAACGGAACCCACGGCTGGGGCTACTGGGGCGCGCAGCTGCAGCAGATGAAGCCCGACCTGCTGCGGGTGCTCAGCCAGAACGCCGCTGCCGCTGCCGCTGCGGCCGCACCCGCTGCTCCGGCTGCTCCGATCCCAGGGGTGCCCGGCCAGGTCACCCCGGTGCCAGGCCAGGTCGCCCCGGTGCCCGGCCAGGTCGCCCCGGTGCCCGGTGTGGCCGGAGTTCCTCGGGTGGCCGGCGTACCCGTTGCCCCGGCGGCACCGGGCCTGCAAACAATCCCCGTCGCGCTGCCGCGGTAG